GTCGCCCCCGGCGTCCTCCGCCGTGCCGAGCAGCGTGGCGTCGTCGGCACCGGCGCGGGCCGCGGCCGTCACCTCGTCGTGGACCCGGAACGCGGCGGCGAGCGGGCCGAGCTCGCTTCGGTGCTCGGCGAGGAACGCCGCCCGGGCTGCGGGGCCGCCGCCGGACGGGACGAGCCAGCGCAGCCCGGCGGCGCGGAACAGGGCGCGCCCGGCGGGGTCGTCGTCCTGCAGCCGGGTGCCGGCGAGCACCTCGCGGGCCAGGTCGTGCGCCGGCCGCCGAGCGAGCTGGTCGAGCAGGGCGTTGGCCGGGCCGGTGCGGGGGTCGCGGCGCCACGCGTCGAGCAGGGCCTCCTCGCGGGACCGCTCGTGCTCGCGCAGGACGCCCGCCACCTCGGGCGAGCGGCGGGGGAGCTCGGCGCCCCGGCGCGCGAGGGGGACCGGCACCTCCTCCCCGAGGTCGAGGGGCGTCACGGGCACGACAGCGTCGGCGGCGGGAGCCCGGCCGGAGAGGTGGGCGAGCCGGCGCCGGCGCTCCGGCAGCAGGCGGGCGCGCAGGGCGTCGGCGAGCGCGGGCGGCGACACGGAGTACCGCGAGGTGCCGTCGGTGCCGGTGAAGCCGAGCAGCCGGCGGCGCGCGGTGAGGGCGTCGACGGTGGCCGGCGCGACGAGGCGCTCGACGGTGTCGTGGTCAGGTGTGCCGAGCCACGCGACGAGCTCGAGCGCGTCCAGGTGGTGCGGCGGCAGGCGGGCCGTCAGGAGGTGCACGACCGGGTCGCCGGGCGCCTCGCGCAGCGGGCGGGTCACCGTCCAGCGGTCGTCGGACCTCCCCACCGCGCCGGCCCAGCGCGCCGACTGCAGCACGAGGGTCGCCACCCGGGGGTTGCCGGCCGACGCGGCGGCGAGCTCCGCCACGAGCGTCGCGTCCACGGCGCCGCCGAGCACGGTGCGGGCCAGGGCGTGCAGCTCGGTGTCGGCGAAGGGCGGCAGCAGCACCTCGGCCGGCGCGCGCTCGCCGACCAGCCGCGCGAGGGCGGCGTCCGCGTCACGGGCCAGGTCCACCGCGGTGGTCACCACGAGGTCGGCACGGCTCTGCGCGAGCGACCGCCGGATCACGGCGAGCGTGCCCTCGTCGACGTGCTCGACGTCGTCGACCAGCAGCAGCGACCCCTCGGAGCCGAGCTCACCCGTCAGCCACTCGACGAGCTCGGACTCCGACCACGGGTGGCCCCGCCGGGTGGGCAGGGACTCGTGCGCGCGCAGCGTCGCGAAGGGCGCGGGGCCGGACGCCCGCAGCAGCACGGTGTCCGCGCGGCGGTGCGGGAGGCGGCGCATCAGGTCGAGCAGGGAGGTGCGCCCGGACCCGTGGTCGCCGCGCACGACGACGTCCCGCCCCAGCGTGAGCCACCGGTGGACGGCACGCGTGGCGGTGTCGAGAGTCGCGTCACTCATGTGGCCCCCTGGGTCGCGCTGCCGCCCCGGCAGCGGCGTCGCTCAGCCGCAGGCAGGCCGTGTGCCTGGGCAGTCGCTCCGGAGACTAGGCACGAGGTCCCGGGGCCGGGGGTCGCCTCGGCCCGGACCGGTACCGCAGGGGCGCCTGCCGGGTGGGGGGGACGCCCGTCCCGGGGGGCGGGTGGGCGCCGACCAGGGGTCGCCGGGGCGCCGACCGGGTACCGACTGCGGGCCGGCGGGGGAGCAGGCGGGGGAGCGGGAGAGGTGCCGGGACGTGCGGCCCCCGCCGGGCGGGCCGAGCGGCTCTTCTCCCGGGGGCGTGCGGGCACTAGCGTCCGGACATGGTGATCTTCCTGATCCGGGTGGCGATCTTCCTCGGCTCCGCGGCCCTGGGGCTGGGGGCGGCGGCGCTGCTCGTGGACGACGTGCACCTCGGCGTGAGCGGGTTCGTGACCGCCGTCGTCGTCTTCACCGCGGTCCAGGCGGTGCTGACACCGTTCATCGCCACGATGGCGCGCCGGTACGCCAACGCGTTCCTCGGCGGGGTCGGGCTGGTCTCCACGTGGGTGGCCCTGCTGGTGGCGAGCGCCTTCACGGACGGGCTGCGGATCTCCGGCGGGGTGGTGACCTGGATCGCCGCCGTCGTCATCGTCTGGCTGGTGACGGCGCTCGCGACCTGGCTGCTGCCGATGGTGCTGCTGCGCAAGCGGCTGCAGGCGCGGGGCCAGCAGCGGGCCTGAGCCCCCCGGGAGGTGCCGTCAGGACAGCAGGCCGACGACGTAGCCGACGAACAGCAGCAGCGCGACGGCGACGACCGCGCCGACGACGCCGTAGACGACCCAGCTGGTGCGGCGCCCGGGCAGATCGGGCTCGCGGAACGCCGCCCCCGAGGTGCTCGACTCGCCGGGCGGGGTGTCCCCGGGCGCGACGCCTCCACCCGGCTCGAGGCCGGGGGTGTTCGCGGGGTCCGGGTCAGGGCTGGTGCTCATCCGGACACGCTAGGCACGTCCTGCCCGCGCGGCGACCGGTGGCCCGTCGTGGACCGGGGGCGTCAGCCGCAGGTGTCGCAGATCCCGGTCGCGGGCAGCGCCGTGAAGCACGTCGGGCAGATCGCCAGCGGGCGGTCCTCCGGCGCGGGCCGGCGGGGCGTCGTGGCCGGCTTCGCGGCGCGGCGGGGGGCGGTGCCCGCGGTGGACCGGGCGGACGAGCGGGTCGCGGAGGTCGTCCGCGGCGCGGCGACGGGGCCCGCGACGTCGAACCCGCGGCGCGTCAGCAGGGTCCCCGTCGGGGCGGAGCGCAGCTCCTCGGGCGTCGCGGCGCGGCCGGTCGCGTACCGGTGGGCGACCGCGAGGACCGCGCGGGAGTCGTACGTCCGGCCCTCGTGCGCGAACGTCTCGCCCGGGGTGGCCTCGAAGCCGTAGACGCCGAGGAACGCCTCCGCGCCCCGGTCGTCGTGCTCCGCGATCGCCTGGAGGACGTGCTGCCGGCTGACGGAGGAGAACGTGGCCACACCTCAGGGTAGTCCGCCCGGGCGCCCGAGAGCCCCGCCGCCGCCCGCCGCGGGGGCGGGTGTGACGGGGCTCTCGGTGCGGTGCCTCAGACGCGGTCGTGCCGGTGCCGCTCCGGGGCCTCGACGACCTGGTGCATCGGGTGCGGGTGGGTGCGCTCCAGGGACGCGCCCTCCACGTCGACGTCCGGCAGGATGCGGTCCAGCCAGCGGGGGATCCACCACGCCGCCTTGCCGGCCAGGTGCATGAGCGCCGGGATCAGCAGCATCCGGACGACGAACGCGTCGACCAGCACGCCGAACGCGAGGCCGAACCCGAGCGGCCGGATGATCGAGGACTCCGCGAAGATGAAGCCCGCGAACACCGACGCCATGATGATCGCCGCCGCGGCGACCACGACCCGCCCGGCGTGCAGCCCGCGCCTGACCGCCACGCGGGCGTCGACGCCGTGGGCGTACGCCTCCCGCATGCCGGAGACCAGGAACAACTGGTAGTCCATCGCGAGCCCGAACAGGATGCCGGTGACGATGATCGGCAGGAAGCTCAGCACGGGCGCGGGGTCGTGGACCCCGAAGAGCGACCCGAGCCAGCCCCACTGGTAGATCGCGACGACGCCGCCGAACGCCGCGAACAGCGACAGGACGAACCCGAGCGTCGCGGTGACCGGCACCAGGATCGAGCGGAACACGATGATGAGGATGATGAGCGACAGGCCGACGACGATCGCCAGGTAGAGCGGCAGCACGTCGGCGAGCTTCTCGGAGACGTCGATCTGCGCGCTCGTGGTGCCCGCGACGCCGAGCTGCACGTCGCCGTCCAGCGGGGACGCCGCCCGCAGGTCCTGCACCAGGTGCTCGGTGCTCTCGCTGTCCGGTCCCTCGCGGGGCACGACCTGGAACGCGAGCACCGTGCGGCCGTCGTTGGCGCCGATCGGCGCGACCGCCACGACGTCGTCGAACGCCGCGAGCTCCTGGCCGATCCGCACCTGCTCCGCGACGAGCCCGTCCTCCGCCACCGCGTCGGGCAGGTCCGCGACGACCAGCAGGGGGCCGTTCACGCCGGCCCCGAACTTCTCGGCCGTGATCGTGTACGCCTGGTACTGCGTGGAGTCCTCGGCCTCCGACGCCCCGCCCGGCAGGCCGAGGCGCATGGACAGCGCGGGGATCGCGACGACCAGCAGCGCGGCGAGGCCGACGACGAGGGTGAGCACGGCGCGCGAGGTGCGCATCGGGGTGGAGGGCACCGGCTCGGGCTCCTCGTGCCCGACGCGCGCGCGCTGCTTCTTCGGCAGCACCCGCAGGCCGATGCGCGACAGCAGCGCGGGCGTGAACGTGATCGCCATGAGGATCGCGATGGCGATGCACACCGCGGCCGTCGTCCCCATCAGACCCAGGAACGGGATGCCGGTGACGTTGAGCGCCAGCAGGGCCACGAGGACGGTCGTGCCGGCGAAGACCACGGCGTTGCCCGCGGTGCCGTTGGCCAGGGCGATCGACTCGTGCAGCTCGACGCCGTCGCGGAGCTGGCGGCGGTGCCGGTTGAGGATGAACAGCGAGTAGTCGATGCCGACCGCGAGGCCGAGCATGATGCCGAGCACCGGGGTGACGGACAGCATGTCGACCACGCCGGACAGGGACAGGGTGACCGTGGCGCCGATGGCCACGCCGACCAGGGCCGACAGGATGGGCAGACCGGCGGCGACCGCCGAGCCGAGCATCACCAGCAGCACGACGGCCGCGACGACGACGCCGACGACCTCGCCCGGACCGAGCACGCTCGGCACCTCCTGCGTGAGGTCGCTCGAGAACTCGACCTGGGCACCGGCGAGGTCCGCGTCGGCGAGGGTGTCCGCCACCTGCGTCTTCAGGTCGGCGTCCACCTCGAACTGCCCCGCGTCGAACGCCACGGTGGCGACCGCGGCGGAGCCGTCCTCGGACACGAGGCGGATCTCCCGGGCGAGGTCCAGCAGCGCCGCGCCGTCCTCGAGCTGGGTGGTCTGCGCCTCGAGCTGCTCGCGGCCCTCGTCGAGCGTCTGCTGCTGGGCGTCGAGCTGGTCCTGCTGGGCGTCGAGCTGCGCCTGGCCGGCGTCGAGCTGCGGCTGCACCTGCGCGAGCATCCCCGCGGCCTCGGCCTGCGCCCGCTGGGCGTCGAGCTGGTCCTGCGCGGCGTCGAGCTGCGCCTGGCCCGCCTCGAGCTGCGCCTGGCCGTCGTCGAGCTGGGTCCGGCCGTCGGCGATCTGCGCGCGGCCGTCCTCGAGCTGGGCGGCCTGCTCGGCGAGCTGCTCGGTGGTGGCGAACGGGTCGGTGACGCCCTTGACGCCGTCGAGGTCCGCCACGTCGGCCAGTGCGGCGCTGATGGCGGCCTGCTGCTCCGACGTGAACGCGTCGTCGCCGCCGGTGTGGAACACGACCGTGCCGGTGCCGCCGCTCGCGGAGGGGAACTCCTCCTGGAGGTGCTCGGTCACCTTCTCGGTGGCGGTGCCCGGGATGGTGATGGCGGAGGTGAGCGTGCCGCCGAACGCGAGGTACGCGCCGACCGACAGCGCCAGCACCGCGGCCCAGGCCGTGACGACGACCCAGGCCCGGCGGGCGGAGAACCGCCCGAGTCTGTAGAGGAGTCCTGCCATGTCCGGTGTCCGTCCCTGTCTCTGCGCTGTGGTGGGTGGGAGTGCGGGGCGTCAGTGCTCCGGCATGTACCCGGCTCGGACGTTCTCGATGAGCCGGTCGACGAGGCCGTCCCACGCCGCGCGCGCGTCGGGCGCGGCGGGGTCGGTGGTGGTGCACCAGTGCATGGCGATGACGCCGACACCGTGCACGAGGGAGGTCACGAGCAGCCGGACGTCGAGCGGGTCGGCGTGCGGGTAGCGGCGCAGCAGCTCCTCGACGAGGTGGTCCGCGACGCGGGCGAACGCCTGCTGGGCGAGCGCCGCGGCGCGCGGGTCGTCGCCCTGGGCGAGCGGGCCGAGGGCGTTCGCGAGGTAGGTGATCGGGGCGGGCAGGTCGGCGCCGCGCAGCGTCTCGGCGAGCTCGTCGAACATCGACGCGCGCGAGCCGTCGCCCACGGGCGTCCGGGTGGCCGCCAGCTCGACCTCGGCGATCACCTGCCCGAGCCGCTGCGCGCAGACGGTCAGGATGACGTCGTCGAGCGAGCCGAAGTGGTTGAACACGGTGCGCCGCGAGACGTCCGCGCGCTCCGCGAGCTCGTCGACGCTGAACGCGGGGGCGCCGCGCTCGACGAGCAGGGCGTCCGCGGCCTCGAGGATGGCGTGCCGGGACCGCGCCTTGACGGCGGAGCGCCGGTCGGGGGTCTCGGTCACGCGGAGGACCGTAGGCACGTGGGTGCACTCAGTGCAAGCGTGCACCGGGTGCAAAGCGCCTGATGTGGCTCAGATCACCAGCCCGGCCCGGTGCGCGACGGCCGCCGCCTCGAGGCGCGTCCGGCAGCCCAGCTTGGCCAGCACCCGGCTGACGTGCGTCTTCGCGGTGGTCTCCGACACCGTCAGCGCCTGCGCCACCTGCTGGTTCGACCGTCCCTCGCCGAGCAGCACGAGCACCTCGCGCTCGCGGGCCGTCAGCCGGTCGAGGCCCGGGGCGTCGGGGGCGGCCGGCCCGGGGGCGGGCACCGGGACGCTCGCGAGCACCCGCCGGGTGACCTCCGGGGCCAGCACCCCGTCGCCCGCCGCCACCTGCCGCACCGCCGCGACCAGCTCCGCGGCGCCGACGGACTTCAGCAGGAACCCGACCGCCCCGGCCCGGAGCACGCCGAACAGGTACTCGTCGAGGTCGAACGTGGTCAGCGCGACCACCTGCGCCAGCCCGTCGGCCACGATGCGCCGCGTCGCCTCGATGCCGTCCGTGCCGGGCATCCGGATGTCCATGAGCACGACGTCCGGCCGCAGCGCCCGGGCGTTCGCCACCGCGGCGTCGCCGTCGGCCGCCTCGCCCACCACCGTGACCCCGTCGGCCTGCTCCAGCATCAGCCGCAGCCCGGCGCGGATCGCCCCATGGTCGTCGGCCAGCAGCACGCGCACGCTCACGTCGCACCCCCTGCCGCGCCGAGGGTCGTCCGTCCCATCGGCGCCGCCGGCGCTGCCTGCGCGGCGGGCGCGGCGGGCGCGCCCGGAGCCAGCGGGAGGACCGCGTGCACCCGCCAGCGCCCGCCGGCGTGGGGCCCCGCCGCGAACCGGCCGCCCAGCGAGCGGGCGCGCTCCGCCATCGACACCAGGCCCGTGCCGGAGCCCAGCGCGGGGGCGCCGGCCGGGGCGGGCGTCCCCGCGGCGGGCAGCCGGTTGAGCACCTCGACCTCCAGGGCCGACCCGTCGGACGCCACCCGCAGGTCCACCCGGCCGCCCGCGGCACCGTGCGCGGCGGCGTTCGTCAGGGCCTCGCGGGCGATGCGGTACGCCGCGTGGTCGACCACCGCCGGGAGCCCGGGCGCCGCGGCTTCGACCCGCACGTCCAGCCCGCGATCCCGCGCCGTCGCGACCAGGTCGTCCAGCCGGTCGAGGCCCGCCGCGGCCGTGGCGCCGTCCCGGGGGCCGGCGCCGCGCAGCACGAGGATCATCGAGCGCATCTCGGCGAGCGACGCCACGGACTCCGCGCGCACCGCCGCCAGCGCCGCCCGGTCGCGGCCGGCGTCGGGCGGGCCGGACAGCGCCGCCTCCGCGTGGATCGCGACGGCCGACAGGCGGCTCGCCACCACGTCGTGCAGGTCCCGCGCCATGCCCGCGCGCTCCTCGCGCACCGCGGCGTCCCGGTCGAGATCGGCGATCCGCTGCACGTCCGCGGCGTGGGCGCGCGCCAGGTCCGCCCGCGACCGCTCCAGCGTCGCGCGCTCGGCCTCCGA
This is a stretch of genomic DNA from Cellulomonas sp. ES6. It encodes these proteins:
- a CDS encoding DUF6480 family protein, which encodes MSTSPDPDPANTPGLEPGGGVAPGDTPPGESSTSGAAFREPDLPGRRTSWVVYGVVGAVVAVALLLFVGYVVGLLS
- a CDS encoding response regulator transcription factor, which translates into the protein MSVRVLLADDHGAIRAGLRLMLEQADGVTVVGEAADGDAAVANARALRPDVVLMDIRMPGTDGIEATRRIVADGLAQVVALTTFDLDEYLFGVLRAGAVGFLLKSVGAAELVAAVRQVAAGDGVLAPEVTRRVLASVPVPAPGPAAPDAPGLDRLTAREREVLVLLGEGRSNQQVAQALTVSETTAKTHVSRVLAKLGCRTRLEAAAVAHRAGLVI
- a CDS encoding TetR/AcrR family transcriptional regulator; the protein is MTETPDRRSAVKARSRHAILEAADALLVERGAPAFSVDELAERADVSRRTVFNHFGSLDDVILTVCAQRLGQVIAEVELAATRTPVGDGSRASMFDELAETLRGADLPAPITYLANALGPLAQGDDPRAAALAQQAFARVADHLVEELLRRYPHADPLDVRLLVTSLVHGVGVIAMHWCTTTDPAAPDARAAWDGLVDRLIENVRAGYMPEH
- a CDS encoding MMPL family transporter encodes the protein MAGLLYRLGRFSARRAWVVVTAWAAVLALSVGAYLAFGGTLTSAITIPGTATEKVTEHLQEEFPSASGGTGTVVFHTGGDDAFTSEQQAAISAALADVADLDGVKGVTDPFATTEQLAEQAAQLEDGRAQIADGRTQLDDGQAQLEAGQAQLDAAQDQLDAQRAQAEAAGMLAQVQPQLDAGQAQLDAQQDQLDAQQQTLDEGREQLEAQTTQLEDGAALLDLAREIRLVSEDGSAAVATVAFDAGQFEVDADLKTQVADTLADADLAGAQVEFSSDLTQEVPSVLGPGEVVGVVVAAVVLLVMLGSAVAAGLPILSALVGVAIGATVTLSLSGVVDMLSVTPVLGIMLGLAVGIDYSLFILNRHRRQLRDGVELHESIALANGTAGNAVVFAGTTVLVALLALNVTGIPFLGLMGTTAAVCIAIAILMAITFTPALLSRIGLRVLPKKQRARVGHEEPEPVPSTPMRTSRAVLTLVVGLAALLVVAIPALSMRLGLPGGASEAEDSTQYQAYTITAEKFGAGVNGPLLVVADLPDAVAEDGLVAEQVRIGQELAAFDDVVAVAPIGANDGRTVLAFQVVPREGPDSESTEHLVQDLRAASPLDGDVQLGVAGTTSAQIDVSEKLADVLPLYLAIVVGLSLIILIIVFRSILVPVTATLGFVLSLFAAFGGVVAIYQWGWLGSLFGVHDPAPVLSFLPIIVTGILFGLAMDYQLFLVSGMREAYAHGVDARVAVRRGLHAGRVVVAAAAIIMASVFAGFIFAESSIIRPLGFGLAFGVLVDAFVVRMLLIPALMHLAGKAAWWIPRWLDRILPDVDVEGASLERTHPHPMHQVVEAPERHRHDRV
- a CDS encoding LuxR family transcriptional regulator gives rise to the protein MSDATLDTATRAVHRWLTLGRDVVVRGDHGSGRTSLLDLMRRLPHRRADTVLLRASGPAPFATLRAHESLPTRRGHPWSESELVEWLTGELGSEGSLLLVDDVEHVDEGTLAVIRRSLAQSRADLVVTTAVDLARDADAALARLVGERAPAEVLLPPFADTELHALARTVLGGAVDATLVAELAAASAGNPRVATLVLQSARWAGAVGRSDDRWTVTRPLREAPGDPVVHLLTARLPPHHLDALELVAWLGTPDHDTVERLVAPATVDALTARRRLLGFTGTDGTSRYSVSPPALADALRARLLPERRRRLAHLSGRAPAADAVVPVTPLDLGEEVPVPLARRGAELPRRSPEVAGVLREHERSREEALLDAWRRDPRTGPANALLDQLARRPAHDLAREVLAGTRLQDDDPAGRALFRAAGLRWLVPSGGGPAARAAFLAEHRSELGPLAAAFRVHDEVTAAARAGADDATLLGTAEDAGGDVAARVAVARAAALVEVGRLDLALRLCRGPVLADPPTDEVRHHRDAVDAVATILLGRLDEAEARVRRELAAAYARADVLGVRVHACLLAEVLIWSGRSTAAWRALGGALRLGPAGPVGAAFHRRALSLAAILRVSSGDVDMAESLVASLDALPRADRPIVGSLSALARAAVDEVTRPTPDDLLWERGRRYAQEGRRQPALVCWLFSTATYAPEQLAVVRETYEAAPLPLLEPYLRLHEALTAKDVAGVVARLHALPADPGDRFRQAMGHLDGVALPDERPPVRVVLRAEDHLTLSPREREVATLAREGRSNRDIASALGLSVRTVENHMSAVLRKLGFTRRSDLSWWNATGTVAAATHRPDAARTG
- a CDS encoding histidine kinase — translated: MPSLPRLDDRGVALLYLAAGLLLHGAGISVTGSAGAGPAGWWLHTALLLVACGALTAKRRHPVVVLLLAAACLAGTVPAGGSLGLLLVLVDALYSAEVHAPARTRRALHGVVGVLTVAAPAAVWATGGGLRDALAAALQAVAVLVTPLWWGSDVRSRSELAASEAERATLERSRADLARAHAADVQRIADLDRDAAVREERAGMARDLHDVVASRLSAVAIHAEAALSGPPDAGRDRAALAAVRAESVASLAEMRSMILVLRGAGPRDGATAAAGLDRLDDLVATARDRGLDVRVEAAAPGLPAVVDHAAYRIAREALTNAAAHGAAGGRVDLRVASDGSALEVEVLNRLPAAGTPAPAGAPALGSGTGLVSMAERARSLGGRFAAGPHAGGRWRVHAVLPLAPGAPAAPAAQAAPAAPMGRTTLGAAGGAT
- a CDS encoding phage holin family protein: MVIFLIRVAIFLGSAALGLGAAALLVDDVHLGVSGFVTAVVVFTAVQAVLTPFIATMARRYANAFLGGVGLVSTWVALLVASAFTDGLRISGGVVTWIAAVVIVWLVTALATWLLPMVLLRKRLQARGQQRA